The Nodosilinea sp. PGN35 DNA window CGCAGAGGTTTTAGGGGGGGGCGGCTGCCGCACAAACTGGGCCAGCAGCTCGCGCACCGGGCCGGGGTTTTCTTGCCAGGTAGCCACGGCAATGTCGGTGCCCACGGGGCTGAGGTAGCCGTACTGCTCGATGAACTGCCCCATCGCCTTGAGCAACGATTCGCCGTCGGTGCTCTCGGCTAGGGCCGTCATCAGCGAGGAGCTGTCGGTGATGCGGGCCAGCTCGGGCTTCGAGAGGGTCTGGCGAATGTCTTGGGCGATCGCCCGCAGCGCTTCTAAAGCCGCAATCTCCTCATTTTGCAGGGGGTTGAGGCTTTCTTCGGGCACCTTGAACAGGGCGCGACGCAGGGCGAAGCTGAGCGGGCTGAGGATGTTGTAGTAGGTGACTTGCTTCAGCAGGTCGAGAATTGTATCTACTCGGGCAAGCAATGCCGGGGGGGGGAGAGCATCCCTGGGCGTGTCGGTCAGGGTTTGCAGGGCTGGGGCAAAGCGATCGCCATTGTCCTGGGCAAACTGCTGCTCCAGCTTGAGTTCTCGGCGCAGCAGGCGCACCAGGCCGGGCAGGTTTCGCAGCGTGGAGCGCAGCGGCGGGCGGCTAAACTTAGCTCCCCGCGTTAGGAACTCTAGGCTTTCAGCCGGTAAGCCCATGCGGCGGAAGATATCGCCCAGCAGGGTGGCGTTGAAGTAGGCGTGGGCGTGGTGCAGGGTGGCAGTGTCCTCAAAGTCGAGGCCAAGGGCGCGATCGCCCAGCACCACGGTAAAAATCTCGCCCCACACGCCGCAGGTCAGGGGGCGGTTAATGGACCAGGTGAGCGGACGAATCGTGCCGGGGATCACCTCGGCGGCGATCTTGCGCGTCCACAGCGGTTGTAGGGTGGTGATCGGGCGGCTCTGCAACAGCCACAGGGTTTCGCCGTCAAAGCTCCACTCAATATCCTGGGGAATGCCCTGGTAGCGGCTCTCTAAATGGCGGGCCAGGTAGGCCACCTGCTGAAGCAGCCGCCTGGGGGTCTGGCCCTCCCCCTCTACCGTCAGGGTCAGCGCCTCAGACAGCTGCCAGTCGGCCTCGGCAATCTCCGCTAGGGGCGGTAGGTCGTCGGGCTGCACCAGCACCCGGTACTGTTCGGGGGTCACCTGGCCCCCCACCACCTGGTCGGCCCCGCCGGGCAGCGCTTCGATCACCACCGCGTCGCCGCAGCGGGCGATGGGGTCACGGCTAAAAGCCACCCCCGAAAACCGCCCCTGCACCTGCTGCTGCACAATTACCGCCAGCCCCTGCTCGGGTAGCCCCCGGCTCTGCCGGTACTCCCTGGCCTGGGGCGCGTTGTAGGACGAGAACACCCGCACGATCGCCGCCGCCAGTGCCTCCGAGTCAGTGATATTCAAAAATGACTGATACACTCCCGCCGCCGAGGCGGTGCCGGTGTCTTCATCCTGGGCCGAGGAGCGGACGGCGAGGGGCTGGCTGGGGGAGGGCTCTGCGATCGCCAGCAGCGCCGTGGGGTCGTCTCCGGCGGGCAGCACGTAGCCGCGCGGCACTGGGTAGCCCCAGGCCGTGAGCTGGCCCAGGGTAGCCGCCTTGTGGCCAAACTTAGCGGGGTCGAGGGGGCGATCTAGGGAGACTAGGGCGCGATCGCCGCGAAAAAACCGAAACATAGTGCGAGACTCCAATCGTCCTTCGTCGTCGGGCAAATCGAGATCGTCGGGCAGCTTTTGATAGATCCAGGCAATCAGCGCGCTGAGGCAGGTCATCGCCAGCACCAGCGCCCCATCCCCATGGCGCAGGGCCGTAATCAGCGGCAGCAGCACCAGCGACAGCAGCCGACCCTGACGCCGCTCGCGAAAGATGGTAAATCCCAGCCCGCTGAGCAGAAACGTCAGCAGCGCCGTCGGCCAGTCGTACACCGCAATGCCCCACACCACGTTGGTAGTGCCCGCTCCCTTAGCAAACCAGTAGCGCCCCATCACCAGCCCAATCAGGGCAATAATTTCCCAAACCGGCTCCGTAGGGAAGTAATACCGGGCCAGTAGCACCACGCCAATGCCCTTGGCCGCCTCTAGCAGTACCGCCACAATGCCCGCCACCTTGCCGCCGTGGTAAAAGGCTGCCGACACCCCCACATTGCCCGTGCCCACCCGCCGCAGTCGTTTTCCCGAGATCAGCCGGGTAGACCAGCCCGTCAGCGGCAGGCCGCCCACCACCGGGGTCAGCACAAAGATTAAAAAAGCACCCCAAACCTGGGTGAGGGTCATAGCCATAGCCGTCCAGCCTGAAGGAGAAACACGGGCCAGGAAGGGGGTGTCTCCTGCCCCTTAAACCTTACACCGCGAACCCTCAACCCCTGGGTATCTGGCCTAAAGTATCTGGTCTCAAATCAGGGCATGATCAGGGGCGTTACCCTAGTCGTAGGGCCTGACATCGTACTGCACGTAGGGCGGTTGTTGAACCGATGGCGGCAGCGGCTGCTTTTCGTAATAGAAGTAGGGGTTGGGCGGCATCCGCACCGGGTACATCATCGGCTGGGGGGGTGGTGCATAGGTGCGCCGCTGCAAATGCATCAGCCATAGGGCAATGACGGCAAAGGCTGTGCCCCCACCTAAAACCAGCAGCATAAACAGGCCCAAAATGCCCCACAGCAGCATGGTCTGGGTTTCGTTGTTGCGGGGAATGGACTCAATCAACCGCACCTGCTGCGAGGTCATCTCCTCCACGGCTGTCTGATAGGTGTCGAGCTGCGCTAGAACCGCATTGGTTTCGGCCTGCTGGCGTTCTAGCTGGGCCTTGAGGTCATCGGCAAGGTTTTTTTGGGCACGCAGCTCGTCCTGCAAACTGCTCACCAGGTCTTGCTGGCGGGTGAGGTCGCGCTCAAAGCGATCTTGCTGGAGTGACTGGCCTGCCGTGGGCGGTGGCGGCACCGGCACGGTCTGAATGTTCAAACTCTCCGGACTCGGGGGCGGCGGCGGCAGCGAAGGCGCTCTTCCCGTGCCAGTTCTGACCAGCAGCGTTAAGAGAAACAGCGCACCACCGGCAGCGCAACAGGTGATTAGGATAGGTTTTTCCTTCGTCAATCCCTGCAAAATCTCATTCCCTTGTAGTGATGGCCCTTGTAGTGGTGGTGTCGGTTAGAGTTTCAGGAACTGTCAGGAGCGATCTGGAGAAATACCCCCAACCAGGGGCAGGGTAACGCCACCGTAGCCTGACAGAGAATGGCCTAACGACCGATCTGTCGACAGGGAGCGTTAAAAGTCTAGAGATTCAGAGCCAGCCGAACCTAATCAACAGTAAAGAAGATTCGGAAAACCCCAGTGATTTCTAGGTTTTATCATCAAATTATTATACATCGGTCAAGAAGTGGCACAACAAAAACCGGGTTTCTGCTCCGGTTGGCCCACAGGGCTTGACCATGGCGGAAGAAACCCGGCTGGGGGTGACGATAGTTTTTTGTCTTCACGAGAATTTAGTTGAATGAGCACTCCACCGTAATTTTGAGATTGCTCTCAGCGGTGCCTTTAGTAACGTAGGGAACGCCTGCCTCTCCGCCGACCTTAAGGCCGAACTCTAGGGTGACTTTTTCGACATTGGCGGTGGCCATGTCCTTGAAGGCATTCATGGTGTAGCTGGTATAGGTGCGGATGGTGCCTTCAATGGCCTTAAAGCTCTGGGCGGCATGGGTCTGGATGGCCTGGGTGGGCATGCCTAACCCTTTGGCGGTGCGGGTGGTTTCGCCATAGGCGTCTGGGGCTAAGGAAGCAGGGGCAACCACGTCGTTGGTGGCTTCCATATAAATTTCGGTGCCATCCTCCAGGCGGATCGGTACCAGTTGAGTCATTGTGCACACTCCGATGGTTAAGATGCGTATCCGAGGGTTAGCATTCCCGAACTAGCGCAAGTCTTACCAATCTTGGCATTATCATCTGTGACGATAGGTTTTCCGTACTCTAACCGCCCCCCTAAGGCTGGAAATTTTGTCTATAAAAAAAGAGGGACTTACGGGCGAGAGAGCGGCAATGGCTGATCTAATAACTGATGCACAGGCCAGGGACGGCGGGTTTTTGTACCCGGCGGAGGATGCCCAGCAGATTTTGAGCCTGGCGATCGCCCGTCAGACCGAGTCCGGCGAACTCTCCCGCACGCAGCTGCTAGAGATTGCCGACGAATTGGGTATCGCCCCTGAGACGATTGCCGCCGCCGAGCGCGAGTGGGACGTCAAAAAATACGAAATTGCCGATTAAAAGGTGTTTGACAGCCAGCGCAAACAGCGGCTACAAAACGACGTTGCACAATTTGCTATTTGGGGTGGCGGCGCGCTGGTGTTTCAGCTGGTAACCGGGGGCTGGCTGTGGAACCCGCTGCTGTACATTGTCTTGGGCCCCTGGGCGCTGCAGATCGCCTGGGATGCCTGGCGCATCTACCGCCCCAACAACTACACCTACCGCAAAGAGTTTGAGCGCTGGCGGCGCAAACAGCAGATGAAGCGGGCCGTCGGTGGGGCGGTGCGGCGGCTGCTGGGGCCGTCGTAATTTTGGATTTTGGATTTTGGCTGAGGCCAACGTTGCCAAGCGTGGCCTCTCCAGTACATTGGGTAGTTAAGCCAGGGCAGGGGTCAGAGGTGAGCGTGGGTCTTGGCTGGGGTAGAAGATGACACGCGATCGCGCACCCACCCAAACCACTCCTCCAGCCCCTCACCGGTCTTAGCCGATACGGAAATGATGGTGCAGTCGGGGTTCATCTGCCGCACATTGGCCGCAATCTGCTCGATGCTCACCTCCAGGTAGGGGGCCAGGTCGATCTTGGTGATCAGCAGGCAGTCGGCCTCCTGGAACATGATTGGGTACTTGAGGGGCTTGTCTTCCCCCTCGGTAACGCTCAGCAAGGCGACTTTGGCGTGTTCGCCCACCTCAAACTCGGCGGGGCAGACCAGGTTGCCCACGTTTTCCACCAGCACCAGGTCAAGGGCGTTGGGGTCGTGCTGATGCTCCAGGGTGTGAATCCCCCCGGCCACCATCTTGGCGTCGAGGTGGCACGATCGCCCCGTGTTGATCGCCACCACGGGCACGCCGTACTGCCGCAGTCGGTCGGCATCCAGCTCGGTGGTCATGTCGCCTTCGATCACGGCGATCGCCAGTTCCTGGTGCAGCGCCGCCAGCGTTTTCTCCAGCAGCGCCGTTTTGCCCGCCCCCGGGCTGCTCATCACGTTCAGGCAGGTGATGCCCCAGCGATCGAAGTGGGCGCGGTTGTGGTCGGCCCCGGCCTGGTTGGCGTGGAGCAGATCGATTCCTAGGGCAGCGTCAAAGGTTTGGTGCATAGGACGATTTTGGGTTTTGGATTGAGGATTTTAGATTGCCCGGCTCCCCTCCTGGGAGGGGCAGGGGTGGGTCTGCGAGAATTTCGGATGAGGTTTGATCTTTATGCCTAGAGCATCGGTACAGTGTGGCAAGATCCCAGGGTTCTTGTGTTCGGCCAAGATTGTTGGGGTAGCCCAGGACAGAACCCTGGGATCTGTTCCGGCGTTCTAGACCTTGGGCGGTGCATTGCTGCGCGAATGCACCCTACGATGGAACTGTTGTTTCGGCATACTCTACCCGATCGATCTTTAGCTCCCGCCCGGAGCGGATGTCGCCCATGGGGGAGCCGCAGGTGGGGCAGGCGTATTGCAGGCCAATTTCGGGCCGGTACTCGCTCTGGCAGTCGTGGCAGTAGGCAATCAGCGGCGTTTCGTTGATCACCAGTTCAGCCCCTTCTAAAAAGGTGCCTTTGGTCTGCACCTCAAAGGCAAATTGCAGGCTGACGGGTTCCACACAGGTGAACTTGCCCACGGTGAGATGGACTTTTGCGATCGCAGGCTCTCCCGGCTGTGCCTCCCACCAGTCGCGCACGGTGAGAATCAGCGCCTTGGTCATATCAGTTTCATGCATGGCAGGGAACGAAGGAGTGGTGCAGTTGGATTGTTGTTACATGCCAATTTTGACGACTTCAAAGAACTTCTTCAGCCAAGAGTTGACCTTGAACTCGTTCGTATTCGTCCTCCAGCAGCCATTCTCTGGCGGTCTCATAACTGGGGTGAGCAACCACCAACTTATAATCTGCGCCAGGACTAAAAATTTTGCAGGTCCCATCCTGGTCGCTAATCAGCATTAGAACTTTGGGCGGAAACAGCACTGGATCTACCCACAGTTCCAGGAACTTCCAGGTTTTAGCTTGTTCTACGAGGGCCAGTTCGTGGGATAGCATGGTACTCACCTGTGGCTTTCACAACCTTAATTTCTCCGTAGTAAAGGGGTTTTCGACTGCCATCTGTTCTCAGCATGTAGCCGATCGCTTCAGAGAAGTAGAGACCGTATCGCTCATAATCATCGTCCTCATCGTCTGCGC harbors:
- a CDS encoding glycerol-3-phosphate acyltransferase, whose product is MTLTQVWGAFLIFVLTPVVGGLPLTGWSTRLISGKRLRRVGTGNVGVSAAFYHGGKVAGIVAVLLEAAKGIGVVLLARYYFPTEPVWEIIALIGLVMGRYWFAKGAGTTNVVWGIAVYDWPTALLTFLLSGLGFTIFRERRQGRLLSLVLLPLITALRHGDGALVLAMTCLSALIAWIYQKLPDDLDLPDDEGRLESRTMFRFFRGDRALVSLDRPLDPAKFGHKAATLGQLTAWGYPVPRGYVLPAGDDPTALLAIAEPSPSQPLAVRSSAQDEDTGTASAAGVYQSFLNITDSEALAAAIVRVFSSYNAPQAREYRQSRGLPEQGLAVIVQQQVQGRFSGVAFSRDPIARCGDAVVIEALPGGADQVVGGQVTPEQYRVLVQPDDLPPLAEIAEADWQLSEALTLTVEGEGQTPRRLLQQVAYLARHLESRYQGIPQDIEWSFDGETLWLLQSRPITTLQPLWTRKIAAEVIPGTIRPLTWSINRPLTCGVWGEIFTVVLGDRALGLDFEDTATLHHAHAYFNATLLGDIFRRMGLPAESLEFLTRGAKFSRPPLRSTLRNLPGLVRLLRRELKLEQQFAQDNGDRFAPALQTLTDTPRDALPPPALLARVDTILDLLKQVTYYNILSPLSFALRRALFKVPEESLNPLQNEEIAALEALRAIAQDIRQTLSKPELARITDSSSLMTALAESTDGESLLKAMGQFIEQYGYLSPVGTDIAVATWQENPGPVRELLAQFVRQPPPPKTSAVVTQGKAATVQRRLDLKGRVNTLYNRLLAELRWSILALATQWQQQGYLLEQNDVFFLTLEDIRELVRGGEAPDWRGIQEHIDDRKAQYEHDRHMPVVPYLVFGNEPPSRQLSLMPTATVQQKLTGIGASAGTVVGPVVVVNQLESAAAIAGPFILVVPYTDAGWAPLLARAQGLIAEVGGRLSHGAIIAREYGIPAVMDVTNATQRLHSGQWVRLNGETGTVEVIDAPGEGANRSQGMPSLSPAEEN
- a CDS encoding CU044_2847 family protein, coding for MTQLVPIRLEDGTEIYMEATNDVVAPASLAPDAYGETTRTAKGLGMPTQAIQTHAAQSFKAIEGTIRTYTSYTMNAFKDMATANVEKVTLEFGLKVGGEAGVPYVTKGTAESNLKITVECSFN
- a CDS encoding 2TM domain-containing protein, with the protein product MFDSQRKQRLQNDVAQFAIWGGGALVFQLVTGGWLWNPLLYIVLGPWALQIAWDAWRIYRPNNYTYRKEFERWRRKQQMKRAVGGAVRRLLGPS
- the hypB gene encoding hydrogenase nickel incorporation protein HypB, with product MHQTFDAALGIDLLHANQAGADHNRAHFDRWGITCLNVMSSPGAGKTALLEKTLAALHQELAIAVIEGDMTTELDADRLRQYGVPVVAINTGRSCHLDAKMVAGGIHTLEHQHDPNALDLVLVENVGNLVCPAEFEVGEHAKVALLSVTEGEDKPLKYPIMFQEADCLLITKIDLAPYLEVSIEQIAANVRQMNPDCTIISVSAKTGEGLEEWFGWVRDRVSSSTPAKTHAHL
- the hypA gene encoding hydrogenase maturation nickel metallochaperone HypA — translated: MHETDMTKALILTVRDWWEAQPGEPAIAKVHLTVGKFTCVEPVSLQFAFEVQTKGTFLEGAELVINETPLIAYCHDCQSEYRPEIGLQYACPTCGSPMGDIRSGRELKIDRVEYAETTVPS